A region from the Spea bombifrons isolate aSpeBom1 chromosome 7, aSpeBom1.2.pri, whole genome shotgun sequence genome encodes:
- the LOC128502132 gene encoding C5a anaphylatoxin chemotactic receptor 1-like translates to MDYNYSYDNYEDSNGNSTFMYTPFIFNFRPNSTEVITPYKWVALLIYIAVFCLGVPGNALVVWMTAFEMKRTVNTVWFLNLAIADLACCLVVPFSIMEIALYGRWPLGLFLCKCLPSVLLVNMYASVLLLTVISIDRCALVIKPVWCQNKRTVKKAYLACLVVWLFAFLWSSPSFIFRQTVKRFDAIKCSMQYSLLGAHQQKTENIIAIFRFLIGFIIPFLVITISYSILVSKVSGRFSQSSKTMKVVLVVIIGFFVCWFPYHVAGIILAAHSNNSSLYISTLNIDPILISIAFVNSCINPIIYVLVGRDFKTKFKQSITSILRNVLTDEVSQTFDSKKTKSTSDTKNTETHV, encoded by the coding sequence ATGGATTACAATTATAGCTACGACAACTATGAAGATTCAAACGGCAATTCAACATTCATGTATActcctttcatttttaactttaGACCTAACTCGACAGAAGTGATAACCCCCTATAAATGGGTTGCTCTCTTGATTTACATTGCAGTGTTTTGCCTTGGTGTGCCCGGCAATGCTTTGGTTGTATGGATGACAGCTTTCGAAATGAAAAGAACAGTTAATACTGTGTGGTTTTTAAATCTGGCCATTGCTGACCTGGCATGCTGTCTTGTTGTGCCATTTTCAatcatggaaatagcattatatGGACGCTGGCCTCTGGGCCTTTTCTTGTGCAAGTGCCTACCTTCAGTCCTTTTAGTAAATATGTATGCCAGTGTTCTTCTCCTTACTGTAATCAGCATAGACCGCTGCGCCTTGGTCATCAAACCAGTTTGGTGTCAGAATAAAAGGACtgttaaaaaagcatatttgGCATGCCTGGTGGTGTGGCTCTTTGCCTTTCTCTGGAGCAGTCCTTCCTTCATATTCAGACAGACGGTGAAGAGGTTTGATGCAATAAAATGTTCTATGCAATACTCTTTGCTGGGTGCACACCAGCAAAAGACAGAGAACATTATTGCAATTTTCAGGTTCCTAATAGGATTCATCATTCCATTTTTGGTGATCACAATTTCATACAGCATATTGGTGTCAAAGGTCAGTGGACGATTTAGTCAGTCCAGCAAGACAATGAAGGTAGTCCTTGTGGTTATAATTGGATTTTTTGTGTGCTGGTTCCCATACCATGTGGCAGGAATCATTTTAGCTGCACATTCAAACAACtcttcattatatatatctacattaaacatagatcCCATTTTGATCAGTATTGCATTTGTCAACAGCTGCATCAATCCAATCATTTATGTACTCGTGGGACGGGACTTCAAGACAAAATTTAAGCAGTCTATCACCTCTATTCTAAGGAATGTATTGACAGATGAAGTGAGTCAAACTTTTGATTCCAAGAAGACAAAGTCAACATCAGATACAAAGAACACTGAGACTCATGTATAG